The following coding sequences lie in one Candidatus Auribacterota bacterium genomic window:
- the icd gene encoding isocitrate dehydrogenase (NADP(+)) → MPEIISCSPDGSLVVPDNPIIPFIEGDGVGPEVWRAARRVIDAAVERAYSGSRAIEWKEIYAGEKAEKKFGDGTLLPDKTLQEIEAHRVAIKGPLTTPVGGGHRSLNVTLRQKLDLYACVRPVRYFKGVPSPVRHPEKLDVVIFRENTEDVYAGIEWPAGSPEAMELSAFIKDRFGREIRPGSGLGLKPISEEGSKRLVRMAIRYALDKGRRSVTLVHKGNIMKCTEGAFREWGYEVAEEFRGQVVREGEEDKLADANLNPKPAIRQASPKLARLRRVPNPNLLKSRHSKVVIKDRIADSMFQQVLLRPEEYDVLATTNLNGDYLSDACAAQVGGLGMAPGANIGDGVAVFEATHGSAPKHAGKDKVNPSSLILSGVMMLEHLGWPEPARLIVDAIQKTILQKTVTYDLARQMDGAREVKCSEFAESVAANLK, encoded by the coding sequence ATGCCAGAAATAATCAGTTGTTCCCCTGACGGCTCGCTTGTCGTCCCTGACAACCCAATCATCCCCTTCATCGAGGGCGATGGTGTGGGGCCTGAGGTATGGCGTGCCGCACGGCGGGTCATCGATGCCGCGGTTGAGAGGGCATATAGTGGTTCCCGCGCGATCGAGTGGAAGGAGATCTACGCCGGCGAGAAGGCTGAGAAGAAGTTCGGGGACGGCACTCTGCTCCCCGACAAAACGCTCCAGGAAATCGAAGCGCACCGTGTCGCGATCAAAGGCCCGCTCACGACCCCGGTGGGCGGTGGACACCGCTCGCTGAATGTTACCCTCCGCCAGAAACTCGACCTCTACGCCTGCGTCCGGCCGGTGCGCTATTTCAAGGGTGTCCCCTCTCCCGTGAGGCATCCGGAGAAGCTCGACGTGGTCATCTTCAGGGAGAACACCGAGGATGTCTATGCGGGGATCGAATGGCCCGCCGGGAGCCCCGAGGCGATGGAACTCTCGGCCTTCATCAAAGATCGCTTCGGCCGGGAAATTCGCCCCGGCTCCGGCCTGGGCTTGAAACCCATCTCCGAGGAGGGGAGCAAGCGGCTCGTGCGCATGGCGATCCGCTACGCCCTCGACAAGGGGCGGAGGAGCGTCACCCTTGTCCACAAGGGGAATATCATGAAGTGCACGGAGGGAGCGTTCCGCGAGTGGGGGTACGAGGTGGCTGAGGAGTTCAGGGGTCAGGTCGTACGGGAAGGGGAGGAAGACAAGTTAGCTGATGCTAACTTAAATCCCAAACCTGCCATCCGGCAGGCAAGTCCCAAACTTGCCCGCCTGAGGCGGGTCCCAAATCCCAATTTATTGAAATCCCGGCACAGCAAGGTAGTTATTAAGGACCGCATCGCGGATTCCATGTTCCAGCAGGTTCTCCTCAGGCCGGAGGAGTACGATGTCCTTGCCACCACCAATCTGAACGGCGACTATCTCTCGGACGCCTGCGCGGCGCAGGTGGGGGGGCTGGGGATGGCGCCGGGCGCGAACATCGGCGACGGGGTTGCGGTATTCGAGGCGACACACGGGAGCGCCCCCAAGCATGCGGGGAAGGACAAGGTCAATCCCTCGTCCCTCATCCTCTCGGGGGTGATGATGCTCGAGCACCTCGGTTGGCCCGAGCCTGCCCGCCTCATCGTCGATGCCATCCAGAAAACGATCCTCCAGAAAACCGTCACCTACGACCTCGCCCGCCAGATGGACGGCGCCCGCGAGGTGAAATGCAGCGAATTCGCAGAGTCCGTGGCGGCGAATCTGAAATAG
- a CDS encoding DUF5679 domain-containing protein — translation MVDGYCVKCKGKKEMVDPQEITMKNRKKAIKGKCPDCGTGMFKITGKA, via the coding sequence ATGGTCGATGGCTACTGCGTCAAGTGTAAAGGCAAGAAGGAGATGGTTGATCCTCAAGAGATCACCATGAAAAATCGCAAGAAGGCGATCAAGGGGAAATGCCCGGATTGCGGCACCGGTATGTTCAAGATCACGGGGAAGGCCTGA
- a CDS encoding pyridoxal phosphate-dependent aminotransferase, translating into MKAGIFSRTIEAVEPSQTLAIDGMAKALRAAGKDVVGFGAGEPDFDTPENIKEAARRAMARGQTKYTPVAGTIELRQAVAAKLLCDNGLKYDPGQIVVSCGAKHALYNAVRVLCNPGDEFILIAPYWVTYPAQVVMSGGAPVCVETSAMDGFRIDPEKIKRAVTKKTKALILNSPNNPTGWVASREDLSALAVIACERGLYIISDEIYEKILYPPAAHVSIASLGEEIKKRTVLINGVSKSHSMTGWRIGYLAAEPEIARLGEKLQSHCTSNPDSIAQAAAVEALNGDQGFVGMMVEKFRERRDYLVSRLQAIPGITCYRPLGAFYAFPDVSAFGLGSAEFAARLLEEALVAVVPGSAFGSDSHIRISYATSMENIKEGMDRIEKFLGKIRTCQK; encoded by the coding sequence ATGAAAGCAGGGATTTTTTCAAGGACAATAGAAGCGGTGGAGCCCTCCCAGACCCTCGCCATTGACGGTATGGCGAAAGCCCTGCGCGCGGCGGGCAAGGATGTGGTGGGATTCGGAGCCGGCGAGCCCGATTTCGACACCCCGGAGAATATCAAAGAAGCCGCCCGCAGGGCGATGGCCCGCGGACAGACAAAATACACGCCGGTTGCGGGCACCATCGAGCTCAGGCAGGCGGTTGCGGCGAAGCTCCTTTGTGACAACGGATTGAAATATGATCCCGGCCAGATCGTGGTCTCCTGCGGCGCCAAGCACGCGCTCTACAACGCGGTGAGGGTTCTCTGCAATCCGGGGGACGAGTTCATTCTCATCGCGCCGTACTGGGTCACGTATCCCGCCCAGGTGGTCATGTCCGGGGGCGCGCCGGTGTGCGTGGAGACCTCGGCGATGGATGGATTCCGCATTGACCCTGAGAAAATAAAGCGCGCAGTAACGAAGAAAACAAAAGCCCTCATCCTCAACAGCCCGAACAACCCCACCGGATGGGTGGCGAGCAGGGAGGATCTGTCCGCGCTCGCCGTGATCGCGTGTGAACGAGGGCTGTATATCATCTCTGACGAAATCTACGAGAAGATACTCTACCCGCCCGCCGCACACGTGAGCATCGCGTCGCTCGGAGAGGAGATCAAGAAGCGGACGGTCCTCATTAACGGAGTGTCCAAGTCCCACTCGATGACCGGATGGCGTATCGGCTATCTCGCCGCGGAGCCGGAGATCGCTCGGCTCGGAGAGAAGCTCCAGAGCCACTGCACTTCAAATCCCGACTCCATCGCTCAGGCCGCCGCCGTGGAGGCGCTGAATGGCGACCAGGGCTTCGTGGGGATGATGGTGGAAAAATTCCGCGAGCGCCGCGACTACCTCGTCTCGCGCCTCCAGGCGATCCCCGGCATCACGTGCTACAGACCTCTGGGCGCCTTTTATGCGTTCCCTGATGTCTCCGCGTTCGGCCTTGGCTCAGCCGAATTTGCCGCGCGGCTCCTCGAGGAGGCGCTCGTGGCGGTGGTCCCGGGAAGCGCGTTCGGCAGCGATTCCCATATCCGCATCTCCTACGCCACATCGATGGAGAATATTAAAGAGGGCATGGACAGGATTGAGAAGTTCCTGGGGAAGATCCGGACATGCCAGAAATAA
- a CDS encoding VanZ family protein, whose protein sequence is MNRCMRWTIAGFYLSSLPFMRRAWELTGAKSPFLAHAIPLASGVALLLALLWRLVLIKREARIFVWLSLAAVCVVYALMFRALPQQIERVHLSQYALLSVLVFWAMGDGCGGYALSIWAAIVTVELGLADECLQGLMPSRIYDLNDVALNAKAALIGQAVIAFVLRPWERGGRNLKPVDARPAWPGALWLWCAWACVILLAAFNVYTLELGTPTITQDVHRGDGAFAHRDGFLYFGLRAILLNAAVLAAATVTVVSTRRRPGERARSLRTAVTCGLLSPLVLLAGRLLNVHFR, encoded by the coding sequence ATGAACCGATGCATGCGGTGGACGATTGCGGGATTCTACCTCTCATCGCTTCCTTTCATGCGTCGCGCGTGGGAACTGACGGGAGCGAAGAGCCCGTTCCTCGCGCACGCGATACCGCTCGCATCCGGCGTGGCGCTCCTCCTCGCCCTCCTGTGGCGCCTCGTCCTGATTAAAAGGGAAGCGAGAATATTTGTATGGCTCTCCCTTGCCGCTGTGTGCGTGGTGTACGCGCTCATGTTCCGCGCTCTCCCGCAGCAGATAGAACGGGTGCACCTGTCTCAGTACGCCCTCTTGAGCGTGCTCGTGTTCTGGGCGATGGGAGACGGGTGCGGGGGATATGCGCTCTCCATCTGGGCGGCAATAGTCACCGTTGAACTGGGGCTCGCCGATGAGTGTCTCCAGGGGCTCATGCCCTCGCGGATATACGATCTCAACGATGTGGCGCTCAACGCAAAGGCGGCGCTGATAGGTCAGGCAGTTATTGCGTTCGTGCTCCGCCCATGGGAGAGGGGCGGGCGCAATCTGAAGCCGGTGGATGCGCGCCCGGCGTGGCCCGGCGCCTTGTGGTTATGGTGTGCATGGGCGTGCGTCATCCTGCTCGCCGCGTTCAATGTCTATACACTGGAGCTCGGCACCCCGACGATAACTCAAGACGTGCACAGGGGAGACGGGGCCTTCGCGCACAGGGATGGATTCCTCTATTTCGGCCTGCGAGCCATCCTGCTCAACGCGGCAGTGCTCGCCGCGGCGACGGTGACTGTCGTGTCGACCCGGAGGCGCCCCGGCGAACGCGCACGGTCATTGCGGACCGCCGTCACGTGCGGCCTTCTGTCTCCACTGGTGCTCCTGGCGGGCAGGCTGCTCAATGTGCATTTTAGGTGA
- a CDS encoding nucleoside-diphosphate kinase, whose translation MGEELAFAIINPYTIRKSRTGGIIGRLLSRSDVELVAARMYAPSNELVNDYLETIRVDKSEPNWQVRELIKQYIQENYAPSRDGHRRRVMFLLFRGEDAIHQLTEHVVGHITRASLSGETIRDTYGDYIRDVKGGVSYFEPAVLIIPAAAEAEPALRVWARHAKRDGGLLEKVIPWPAGQKCEETTVLIKPDIFSARSIRAGNVIDIFSKADLYIIGVKVLRMSVAQAEEFYGPVKKTLVKRLKESVTSRATLALEREFGFPIPAETAAELGDTLNRLAAEDQFNQIVEFMTGRNLASLTEAERNAPGLVRCLALVYQGVDAVNKIRSIVGATDPGKAGAATVRKEFGRDIMVNAAHASDSLENAQREMRIIDFEEDDVGPLITESLNRGK comes from the coding sequence ATGGGAGAAGAGCTGGCGTTTGCAATCATCAATCCGTATACGATCCGAAAATCGCGCACGGGGGGGATCATTGGCAGGCTCCTCTCCCGCAGCGACGTGGAGCTGGTCGCCGCGAGGATGTACGCGCCGTCGAACGAACTGGTGAATGATTACCTCGAGACCATCCGCGTTGACAAATCCGAGCCGAACTGGCAGGTCAGGGAGCTCATCAAACAGTATATTCAAGAGAACTACGCCCCCTCGCGCGACGGCCACAGGCGGCGGGTCATGTTTCTCCTTTTCCGCGGGGAAGACGCGATACACCAGCTCACCGAGCATGTGGTGGGGCATATCACGCGCGCCAGCCTCTCCGGCGAGACGATCCGTGATACCTATGGTGACTATATCAGGGATGTGAAGGGGGGGGTGAGCTATTTCGAGCCGGCGGTCCTCATCATCCCCGCTGCCGCGGAGGCTGAACCTGCCCTGCGGGTGTGGGCGCGCCACGCGAAGAGGGACGGCGGCTTGCTTGAGAAAGTGATCCCCTGGCCGGCCGGGCAGAAGTGCGAAGAGACCACGGTGCTGATCAAGCCTGATATATTCAGCGCGAGGAGCATCCGCGCGGGGAACGTGATTGATATTTTTTCGAAGGCCGACCTGTATATCATCGGGGTGAAGGTGCTGCGGATGAGCGTGGCCCAGGCCGAGGAGTTTTACGGTCCCGTAAAAAAAACACTGGTGAAAAGATTGAAGGAGTCGGTGACGAGCCGTGCGACATTGGCGCTGGAGCGGGAATTCGGGTTCCCCATCCCCGCAGAAACCGCGGCGGAGCTCGGTGATACGTTGAACCGGCTTGCGGCGGAAGATCAGTTCAACCAGATCGTGGAGTTCATGACCGGGAGGAACCTGGCCAGCCTCACCGAAGCGGAGAGAAATGCGCCCGGGCTTGTCCGGTGCCTCGCCCTCGTCTATCAGGGCGTGGACGCGGTGAATAAAATCCGTTCGATTGTCGGGGCAACAGACCCCGGCAAGGCGGGAGCGGCGACCGTGCGCAAGGAATTTGGCCGCGATATAATGGTCAACGCGGCGCACGCCTCTGACTCCCTCGAGAATGCACAGAGGGAAATGAGGATAATCGATTTTGAGGAGGACGATGTGGGCCCCCTCATCACGGAATCGCTCAATAGGGGAAAGTGA